One Methanohalophilus mahii DSM 5219 genomic window carries:
- a CDS encoding NAD-dependent epimerase/dehydratase family protein: MAQKDIQKILVTGGAGFIGSHLVDRLVTDGYEVTVFDNLSSGNKKYIESNLDKSDFTFLEGDLLDEPALNKACNGMDMVYHVAANPDVRLGAENTKVHFDQNIRATYNLLEAMRKNEVNNLAFTSTSTVYGEATVMPTPEDYGPLVPISLYGASKLACEALITSYSHTFDMNCWLFRFANIIGSRSNHGIIFDFINKLRANPQSLEILGDGKQSKSYLHVSECVNAILFAVEDSRDTVNIFNIGSEDTISATRIGEIVAEEMGLQDVEFTYTGGSRGWKGDVPKMQLGVDKLINLGWKPEIDSGGSVRQTVRELL, from the coding sequence ATGGCACAAAAAGATATACAGAAAATACTGGTAACAGGCGGTGCGGGGTTTATCGGCAGTCACTTGGTAGACCGTTTGGTGACTGATGGTTATGAAGTCACTGTTTTTGATAATCTGAGTTCAGGGAATAAAAAATACATAGAATCAAATCTGGACAAATCAGATTTCACCTTTCTGGAAGGCGACCTGCTTGATGAGCCGGCGCTCAACAAAGCCTGCAATGGCATGGATATGGTTTACCATGTTGCTGCAAACCCGGATGTCCGGTTGGGTGCGGAAAATACAAAGGTGCATTTTGACCAGAACATCCGGGCCACCTACAATTTGCTGGAGGCCATGCGCAAAAACGAGGTGAACAATCTTGCCTTCACATCAACCTCAACAGTCTACGGTGAAGCCACAGTAATGCCGACCCCTGAAGACTACGGCCCACTTGTGCCGATTTCCCTCTACGGTGCCTCCAAACTGGCATGTGAGGCCCTGATTACGTCTTATTCCCATACTTTTGACATGAATTGCTGGCTATTCCGCTTTGCCAATATCATAGGAAGCCGCAGTAACCACGGGATTATCTTTGATTTTATCAACAAACTTCGCGCCAATCCTCAATCTTTGGAGATTCTGGGAGACGGTAAGCAATCCAAATCCTATCTTCATGTTTCAGAATGTGTCAATGCCATCCTCTTTGCCGTGGAGGATTCCAGAGATACAGTGAATATTTTCAATATCGGCTCAGAGGACACCATCAGTGCCACCAGGATCGGTGAAATTGTGGCTGAAGAAATGGGTCTGCAGGACGTTGAATTCACCTACACCGGTGGTTCACGTGGCTGGAAAGGTGATGTACCGAAAATGCAGCTTGGAGTGGATAAACTTATAAATCTGGGTTGGAAGCCAGAAATAGATTCAGGGGGAAGTGTAAGGCAAACGGTGCGAGAATTACTTTGA
- a CDS encoding type II toxin-antitoxin system RelE family toxin: MKYNVNIHKEAVKYLNSLDPHTKEKIVEGLKVLGNLPVEGDIKKLKGTKGKRDLYRLRIGEYRAIYHVENNNVYVLEIMLRGKGYGWLDRLLVL; this comes from the coding sequence TTGAAGTATAATGTAAACATACATAAAGAAGCCGTAAAGTATCTGAATTCCCTTGATCCACATACAAAAGAAAAAATTGTTGAAGGATTGAAAGTCCTTGGAAATTTGCCCGTTGAAGGCGATATCAAAAAGTTGAAAGGTACAAAAGGTAAAAGGGACCTTTATCGTTTACGAATTGGTGAATACAGAGCGATTTACCATGTGGAAAACAACAATGTGTATGTTCTGGAAATTATGCTTCGCGGAAAAGGTTATGGATGGCTTGATCGGCTGCTCGTACTCTAA
- a CDS encoding lectin like domain-containing protein, giving the protein MQKPILLIILILFLAAIPAHADNDTLDPQIAPLNPDFVQYQEEMEQNRNHVSVNTISPSEDGLKSILEQDRSIESSLHPPGLVPSPIDFSYLSPVNTKTNGYGILSSYPSRYDLREENGVTPVRDQALAGSCWVFGTYGPLESYLMHTESEEWDFSEQHVKNTLLSSYTHGFDRNGHADGGYMLMTLAYLAGWSGPVTESDDPYDSLSPVSSADTVVAKHVQDAFIFPEINHTNNLFKQMIMDYGAISVAIHDNQSAYFNAENNTYYCYDEDKMMTHGVTLAGWDDDFNRTKFSPAAPADGAYIIKNSWGDQWADDGYYYVSYYDTSIGNNGEINGSEHSPYTTNTVITAENVSNYDQIYQYDFLGWCSNAGYNNTTALGANVFTATTNQTLEAVSFYTVDSNSYYNISVYLDPDNGPVNTSSAVSVKNGSIALPGYHTIDLDHNVSLRGGQNFSIVIKFTTPEYTYPVAIEKAIDRYSNNADAEPGQSYLSSNGSNWTDVSASDINVCIKAFTTESRQPETDFVADKRYVHVNQSVQFHDASLYSPDSWKWDFGDDNTSTQQNPIYSYTSPGIYNVSLNTSNEFGNNITVRDTFIHVLNSTIYVNSSGGADFKTIQGAVDAASQGDTIIIEPGNYTERVSFRKDNLTVRSSTGNPQDVRITSPHSYLEMQSVYNNAVFIWADNITLQDVEVTGGFYGFFTLYANNCNIINCTFTDNGLGMVLDTSNNNQIVNCTFEKNRAGLQLSNSVDNYLANNSINDNSFYTFGMDSNPNYVDTSNTVNGKPIYSLVGKSDTVIDSDSNAALVHLVDCTNITIKDFESRGQKHGIYLYNTTDTRIRNYTSVQNHYGIYLDRSRDNILSNSTINDSRKIGIYLTESGDNLIYNNYFNNSNNIHILAGSSNRWNITQTAGRNIINESYLGGNFWANPDGTGCSQVENSTGNGFCQPYNLTEDGNNTDYLPLTGNAEKPQEPAETQTSRDNNVRIQTPTSTVSSSNIISRDTDTQIVGRDAQVRYTFAANQTPVTGIAFNTQQNQGYVMTTVSLLHELPADIDAPAGKAYRTMEIATGSQNPLSDNITIEFSVSRDWIEENNIDIATIRLAHYNEGEWEELPGDQVDEDDENIYFTAETAGFSIFSIVGDEYRNIAGEPVAEVEEINEQPSDKEKPAQPEENAQMPGFTAIFAVALIAGVAMITRQKSNR; this is encoded by the coding sequence ATGCAAAAACCAATACTCCTGATAATCCTGATTCTATTTCTGGCCGCAATCCCCGCCCATGCGGACAATGACACGCTCGATCCCCAGATAGCACCCTTAAACCCTGATTTTGTCCAGTATCAAGAAGAGATGGAGCAGAACAGAAACCATGTTTCTGTAAATACAATATCTCCATCTGAAGACGGGTTAAAAAGCATATTAGAACAAGACAGATCTATAGAATCCTCCCTCCATCCCCCGGGTCTTGTACCCTCTCCCATAGACTTTTCGTATCTTTCTCCTGTAAACACGAAAACCAACGGATACGGCATATTGTCCTCATATCCGTCCCGCTATGATCTGCGAGAGGAAAATGGTGTTACCCCGGTACGCGACCAGGCGCTTGCAGGAAGTTGCTGGGTATTTGGAACGTATGGCCCTCTCGAATCCTACCTGATGCACACGGAATCAGAAGAATGGGACTTTTCCGAACAACACGTGAAAAACACGCTCTTATCCTCCTACACGCACGGTTTTGATCGCAACGGACATGCTGATGGGGGATATATGCTGATGACACTGGCATACCTTGCAGGATGGAGTGGCCCCGTAACTGAGTCGGATGACCCTTACGACTCACTATCCCCTGTATCTTCTGCTGATACAGTTGTGGCAAAACATGTACAGGATGCATTTATTTTCCCCGAAATTAATCATACAAATAATCTTTTCAAACAGATGATAATGGATTATGGCGCAATTTCAGTAGCCATCCATGATAATCAGTCAGCCTACTTCAATGCAGAGAACAATACCTATTACTGCTATGACGAAGACAAAATGATGACCCATGGGGTAACCCTGGCAGGCTGGGATGACGATTTCAACAGGACAAAATTCAGCCCTGCTGCACCTGCAGACGGTGCCTACATCATCAAAAATTCCTGGGGGGATCAGTGGGCAGATGATGGGTACTATTACGTCTCTTATTATGATACGTCGATAGGCAATAATGGTGAAATTAACGGAAGTGAACACAGCCCGTACACCACAAATACTGTTATAACGGCAGAAAATGTCAGCAATTATGATCAGATCTACCAGTATGATTTCCTTGGCTGGTGCTCAAATGCAGGGTACAACAATACCACAGCCCTGGGTGCAAATGTCTTTACTGCCACAACCAACCAGACACTTGAGGCTGTGAGTTTCTATACCGTCGACTCCAACTCCTATTACAACATCTCAGTTTATCTCGATCCTGATAACGGTCCTGTCAATACTTCGTCTGCTGTATCCGTAAAGAATGGTAGTATTGCCCTGCCAGGCTATCACACCATAGATCTTGACCACAATGTATCCCTGCGTGGCGGTCAGAATTTTTCCATCGTAATCAAATTCACCACGCCTGAATACACCTATCCTGTTGCAATAGAAAAAGCCATAGACAGATATAGCAACAATGCCGATGCCGAGCCTGGCCAGAGTTACTTAAGTTCCAATGGCAGCAACTGGACGGACGTCTCGGCTTCGGATATTAATGTCTGCATCAAGGCTTTCACCACAGAATCCAGGCAACCCGAAACCGATTTTGTTGCTGACAAGCGATACGTCCATGTAAACCAGTCAGTCCAATTCCATGACGCGAGCCTCTATTCTCCCGACTCCTGGAAATGGGATTTCGGGGATGATAATACATCAACACAGCAAAATCCAATATATTCCTACACAAGTCCGGGGATCTACAATGTCTCTCTTAATACATCAAACGAATTTGGAAATAATATTACTGTCAGGGATACTTTCATCCATGTACTCAACTCCACCATCTACGTCAACAGCAGCGGGGGAGCGGACTTCAAAACGATCCAGGGAGCCGTAGATGCAGCCTCACAGGGAGATACCATAATTATTGAACCGGGCAATTATACAGAGAGGGTCAGTTTCAGGAAGGATAATCTCACTGTCAGATCGTCCACAGGCAATCCGCAAGACGTCAGGATAACGTCACCACATTCCTATCTTGAGATGCAAAGTGTGTACAATAATGCAGTCTTTATATGGGCAGATAATATTACATTGCAGGATGTTGAGGTTACAGGCGGTTTTTATGGTTTTTTTACTCTTTATGCAAATAATTGCAACATAATCAACTGCACTTTTACTGATAACGGTCTTGGTATGGTACTTGATACATCTAATAACAACCAAATCGTCAATTGTACCTTCGAAAAAAACAGGGCAGGCCTCCAGTTATCAAATTCAGTTGATAACTATCTGGCAAATAATTCCATCAATGATAATTCATTCTACACGTTTGGTATGGATTCAAACCCAAATTATGTCGATACCAGTAACACCGTGAATGGCAAACCCATCTACAGTCTTGTTGGCAAATCCGATACTGTAATAGATTCTGATTCGAATGCAGCCCTTGTACATCTGGTTGATTGCACCAATATTACTATAAAGGATTTTGAAAGCAGAGGCCAGAAACACGGGATATATCTGTATAATACCACCGATACCCGCATCCGAAATTACACCTCTGTCCAAAACCATTATGGTATATATCTGGACAGATCCCGGGACAACATCCTGTCCAATTCCACCATAAATGACAGTAGGAAAATTGGGATATATCTTACTGAATCCGGCGATAACTTGATCTATAACAATTATTTCAACAACAGCAATAATATCCATATTCTGGCAGGATCTTCCAATAGATGGAACATAACACAGACCGCTGGCAGAAATATCATAAATGAATCCTATCTTGGAGGCAATTTCTGGGCAAATCCCGATGGCACAGGCTGTAGCCAGGTTGAAAATTCCACAGGAAATGGCTTCTGTCAACCGTACAATCTCACCGAGGATGGCAATAATACGGATTATCTGCCCCTGACAGGAAATGCAGAAAAACCTCAAGAACCGGCCGAAACCCAAACCTCCCGCGACAATAATGTGCGCATCCAGACCCCGACCTCCACAGTCTCCTCCTCAAACATAATCTCCCGGGACACGGACACCCAGATCGTAGGCCGCGATGCCCAAGTACGCTATACATTTGCCGCCAACCAAACACCTGTGACCGGGATTGCTTTTAATACGCAGCAAAATCAAGGCTATGTCATGACTACGGTCAGTCTCCTGCACGAACTGCCCGCAGATATTGATGCACCTGCAGGCAAGGCCTACAGGACAATGGAGATTGCCACAGGCAGTCAAAATCCTCTTTCAGATAATATAACCATCGAATTTAGTGTCAGCAGGGACTGGATCGAAGAAAACAATATTGACATAGCCACGATCCGTCTGGCGCATTATAATGAAGGAGAATGGGAGGAATTGCCAGGTGATCAGGTGGATGAAGATGACGAAAATATTTATTTCACTGCAGAAACAGCCGGCTTTTCCATATTCTCCATTGTCGGGGATGAGTACAGAAACATTGCCGGAGAACCTGTTGCTGAAGTTGAAGAAATAAATGAACAACCCTCTGACAAAGAAAAACCCGCACAACCAGAAGAAAATGCTCAGATGCCTGGCTTTACAGCCATATTTGCTGTAGCACTGATTGCAGGTGTGGCAATGATAACAAGACAGAAAAGCAATCGATAA
- a CDS encoding DUF7557 family protein: protein MSTHFNQATTIPTTKSIRDRLKNYGHKGETYSEILTRMMDSIDREEFMDRMYKRLEEKDQFVSIDEI from the coding sequence ATGAGTACACACTTTAACCAGGCGACGACTATCCCCACAACAAAATCAATAAGAGACAGGCTGAAAAATTATGGTCATAAAGGGGAGACCTATAGCGAGATCCTTACACGCATGATGGATTCGATTGACAGGGAGGAATTTATGGATCGGATGTACAAGCGCTTGGAAGAAAAGGATCAGTTTGTTTCAATTGACGAAATTTAA
- a CDS encoding metal-dependent hydrolase, with amino-acid sequence MFVFGHIGLTILAFYLTEQWYPKLQGKVNYRFVAIAALLPDLIDKPLGRFLLADSLASGRIFAHTLLFWVLVGLIIVLIWQKWRADFLLILPVAAVLHLLEDSMWQTPEVLFWPLLGWSFPADEIAGGFPDYLMHVFSNCYEPAMSVVFVSEVLGIVVCMVGAMRWYSRVR; translated from the coding sequence ATGTTTGTGTTTGGTCATATAGGGTTAACTATACTTGCATTCTATCTGACAGAGCAATGGTATCCTAAATTGCAGGGCAAAGTTAATTATCGATTTGTAGCGATCGCAGCACTGCTGCCTGATCTGATCGACAAACCCCTGGGCCGGTTTTTACTGGCGGATTCCCTGGCAAGCGGCAGGATCTTTGCTCATACCCTGCTTTTCTGGGTACTGGTCGGCCTCATTATTGTGTTAATATGGCAGAAGTGGCGAGCAGACTTCTTACTAATACTGCCCGTTGCAGCAGTATTGCATTTACTGGAAGACTCGATGTGGCAGACTCCCGAAGTACTGTTCTGGCCGCTTCTGGGGTGGAGTTTCCCTGCCGATGAGATTGCAGGAGGATTCCCGGATTACCTGATGCACGTGTTCTCCAACTGTTATGAGCCGGCCATGTCTGTGGTTTTTGTCTCGGAGGTTCTCGGGATTGTGGTCTGCATGGTGGGGGCTATGCGATGGTACAGTAGAGTGAGATAA
- a CDS encoding lectin like domain-containing protein gives MIKKIILYSVITILLLNTALASENNPEITSAPLNPDFIDYQSSMQKSDENTIMSSSANTPSLGLIPSPVDLSHLDHPGPGNNRFSTAQSLPASYDLREQNRVTPVKNQGEAGSCWTFATYASLESCTYDKGPYDFSENHMKNTLSNESPTGFDFEEGGTLNMATAYLARWSGPVNETDDPYSDNSSYNDYTNPDKPVAKHVQEVIYLPGRESVSGNDYLKKAVMEHGALFTIFKVNHSAFADNSTTYYNNGSEYGNRHGVALIGWNDSFPKEEFVNEPPEDGAFIVKNSWGTESGDSGYLYISYYEETFNVQETAIFSSAANVTNYDNIYQYDPLGYINSYGFSNSTTAHGANVFQSSSEEYLEAVSFYTTDTNAICNVSIYTNLSSTGPVGDNLVAQTNETFAHAGYHTVPLDIPVNLAEGQNFSVIAKISNPRFKYPLAIEYPMANYSSRASANPNESFMSPDGSNWMDVGELNDVNICIKAFTSLPPSTVSNLTATTGPSWINWTWSNPDDKDFNHTEIYVNNTLIFNTSDTYYNLTGLVDGTNHSIGLKTVDTDGYVNSTWINNTSQTLDIAPATITDLHVTSSTSDFLAWGWTNPANHDFDHVEIYLDNVFQANTSESVYRVSDLKSGHAYKIGLKTVDKAGNINNTTINDIASTKSKPSGNVIKGMTTSLESRENIVSKSSQIQKVVADENVRYDFKDDSISSIEFKGTDNFGYVKVLVENLDDTSSLVDQEPPGKIYRNLNIWVGDNRFDGEGMTDTVIGFKVSKDWLSANDTNPDSVVLLHYTNAWQILETVQTEEDADYFYFEAHADGFSPFAISAVDSTTGTDEISRPDDSEQSASGSAEPVTDSLPENTTEPAETTPGPGVLAGMGIICILYVMRKRL, from the coding sequence ATGATCAAAAAAATTATTTTATACTCTGTTATTACCATTCTCCTGCTAAATACAGCACTGGCCTCAGAAAACAATCCCGAAATAACCTCTGCACCCTTAAACCCCGACTTTATTGATTACCAATCCAGCATGCAGAAATCGGATGAAAACACAATAATGTCCTCTTCTGCCAATACGCCATCCCTCGGTCTGATACCTTCTCCTGTTGATTTGAGTCATCTGGATCACCCGGGGCCTGGCAACAATCGCTTCTCTACAGCACAATCTCTTCCCGCCTCCTATGACCTGCGTGAACAAAACCGCGTGACACCGGTAAAGAACCAGGGAGAGGCCGGTTCATGCTGGACATTTGCCACCTATGCCTCCCTTGAATCCTGTACCTATGACAAAGGTCCCTATGATTTTTCCGAGAACCACATGAAAAATACCCTTTCAAACGAAAGCCCCACCGGTTTTGATTTTGAGGAAGGGGGTACTTTAAATATGGCCACGGCCTACCTGGCACGCTGGAGCGGGCCTGTCAATGAAACCGATGACCCATACAGTGACAATTCCAGTTACAATGATTACACAAATCCCGATAAACCCGTAGCAAAACATGTCCAGGAGGTAATTTATCTGCCTGGCAGGGAAAGTGTTTCTGGCAATGATTATCTCAAGAAGGCTGTAATGGAGCACGGAGCACTTTTTACAATTTTTAAGGTTAATCACAGTGCTTTTGCCGATAATTCTACAACCTATTACAATAATGGATCTGAATATGGCAACCGTCATGGAGTGGCTCTTATAGGCTGGAACGACTCTTTCCCAAAGGAAGAATTTGTTAATGAGCCACCCGAGGATGGAGCATTTATAGTAAAAAACAGTTGGGGCACAGAATCAGGTGATTCGGGTTATCTCTATATTTCCTACTATGAAGAAACTTTCAATGTGCAGGAAACAGCCATCTTCTCATCCGCTGCAAATGTAACCAATTATGACAACATCTATCAGTATGATCCTTTAGGTTACATAAATTCATATGGTTTTTCTAATTCTACAACAGCTCACGGCGCCAATGTTTTCCAGTCCTCATCTGAAGAATACCTGGAAGCGGTCAGTTTCTATACCACAGATACAAACGCGATTTGCAACGTGAGTATATATACAAACCTCTCCTCCACGGGCCCTGTAGGGGATAATCTGGTGGCACAAACCAATGAAACCTTTGCACATGCAGGTTATCATACGGTGCCTCTTGACATTCCTGTAAATCTGGCAGAAGGACAAAATTTTTCGGTAATCGCCAAAATATCCAATCCCAGGTTCAAATATCCTCTGGCAATCGAATATCCCATGGCCAATTATTCAAGCAGAGCCTCTGCAAACCCAAACGAGAGTTTTATGAGTCCTGATGGCTCCAACTGGATGGATGTGGGTGAATTGAATGATGTAAACATCTGTATCAAAGCCTTTACCTCTCTGCCACCCTCCACCGTATCCAATCTCACAGCAACCACTGGTCCCTCCTGGATAAACTGGACCTGGTCCAACCCCGATGATAAGGATTTCAATCATACCGAGATTTATGTCAATAACACATTGATATTCAATACTTCTGACACATACTATAACCTCACAGGACTGGTCGACGGTACGAATCATTCCATTGGCCTTAAGACCGTGGATACAGACGGTTATGTGAACAGTACCTGGATAAACAATACTTCACAAACCCTTGATATTGCCCCTGCAACCATAACAGATCTTCACGTAACTTCTTCCACATCTGATTTCTTAGCATGGGGCTGGACCAATCCTGCAAACCACGACTTTGATCACGTCGAGATCTATCTGGACAATGTTTTTCAGGCAAATACTTCTGAATCTGTATACAGGGTCTCCGATCTGAAATCCGGCCACGCCTATAAAATAGGTCTAAAAACCGTGGATAAAGCCGGCAATATCAATAATACCACAATAAATGATATAGCCTCAACAAAAAGCAAGCCTTCAGGCAATGTGATCAAAGGTATGACCACCAGCCTGGAGAGCCGGGAGAATATTGTATCAAAATCCTCTCAGATTCAGAAAGTGGTTGCAGATGAAAATGTGCGTTATGATTTTAAGGATGATTCGATATCTTCAATTGAGTTTAAAGGTACTGACAATTTTGGATATGTAAAAGTATTGGTTGAAAACCTGGACGACACCTCTTCTCTTGTCGATCAGGAGCCACCTGGCAAAATTTACCGCAATTTAAACATCTGGGTGGGAGATAACCGGTTTGACGGCGAAGGCATGACAGATACTGTAATTGGTTTTAAGGTAAGCAAGGACTGGCTATCTGCAAATGACACAAATCCGGATTCGGTCGTTCTGCTCCATTATACCAATGCATGGCAGATTCTGGAAACTGTACAGACAGAGGAAGATGCAGATTATTTCTATTTCGAGGCGCATGCAGATGGTTTTTCCCCGTTTGCCATCTCGGCCGTGGATTCAACAACAGGCACAGATGAAATTTCAAGACCTGATGATTCCGAACAGTCCGCTTCCGGTTCTGCAGAACCTGTTACTGATAGCCTTCCTGAAAACACAACAGAGCCTGCAGAAACAACTCCTGGTCCGGGTGTGCTTGCGGGAATGGGAATAATTTGTATACTTTATGTAATGAGAAAAAGGCTGTAA
- a CDS encoding mannose-1-phosphate guanylyltransferase/mannose-6-phosphate isomerase, with amino-acid sequence MKSIILAGGSGTRLWPLSREHYPKQFLKIGEYSLFQQTFLRCSEVSDVSEIFVVTNEDQKFYVIGQIQELGYDYPKENVLIEPEGKNTLPAICFGMKEIQERFGESNAGIFSSDHVLDSRAMQTISEAKSLASRGYLLTFGIKPTSPNTGYGYIKPAENLGIGQKVSEFREKPDEETARRYIEESCLWNSGMFLFNTETFFSELAQCAPDIYESFEQNEDINQIYAELPSISVDYGVMEKSQKVAVVPLQYKWSDLGNFAALYDELDKDSDENVVYDCELLPLDSRQNLVHSRNGKLVSLIDVNDMIVVDTPDALLISPKESSQKVKQIVNQLKEKNDPRAKIGQTVYRPWGSYTVLESSDNHVIKKIVVMPEQKLSLQLHYHRSEHWVVVTGMAEVHVNGDDYFVRPGESTFIRAGERHRLGNPSKIPLEIIEVQLGEYVAEDDIVRFDDVYGRQ; translated from the coding sequence ATGAAATCCATCATTCTTGCAGGAGGCTCCGGTACACGTCTCTGGCCGCTCAGCAGAGAGCATTATCCGAAACAGTTCTTAAAAATCGGGGAATATTCCCTCTTCCAGCAGACTTTCCTGCGCTGCAGTGAAGTATCTGATGTATCGGAAATATTCGTGGTTACCAATGAGGACCAGAAATTCTATGTCATAGGCCAGATACAGGAATTGGGATACGATTACCCCAAAGAGAATGTACTCATCGAGCCTGAAGGCAAAAATACCCTGCCTGCGATCTGTTTCGGGATGAAGGAAATTCAGGAGAGGTTCGGGGAATCCAATGCAGGCATTTTCTCTTCTGATCATGTGCTGGATTCTCGGGCCATGCAAACCATTTCAGAGGCAAAATCCCTGGCATCCCGGGGTTATCTTTTAACTTTTGGTATCAAACCGACCTCTCCAAATACAGGTTATGGCTACATTAAGCCTGCTGAGAATCTGGGTATCGGACAAAAAGTCTCCGAGTTCAGGGAAAAACCTGATGAAGAAACCGCTCGCCGGTATATTGAGGAAAGCTGTCTCTGGAACAGTGGCATGTTCCTTTTCAATACGGAAACTTTTTTCAGTGAACTGGCACAGTGTGCGCCTGACATCTACGAATCATTTGAACAGAATGAAGATATAAACCAGATTTATGCAGAGTTACCTTCCATATCTGTGGACTACGGTGTCATGGAAAAATCACAGAAAGTGGCCGTAGTTCCCTTGCAATACAAGTGGAGTGACCTGGGCAATTTTGCCGCTCTCTATGATGAACTGGATAAGGATTCAGATGAGAATGTGGTGTATGACTGTGAACTTCTGCCCCTTGATTCTCGGCAGAATCTGGTACATTCCAGAAATGGGAAACTCGTCTCCTTGATCGATGTGAATGACATGATCGTCGTGGATACTCCGGATGCCCTGCTCATAAGTCCTAAAGAGAGCAGCCAGAAGGTCAAGCAGATTGTGAATCAACTCAAGGAAAAGAATGATCCACGTGCTAAGATCGGCCAGACTGTGTATCGGCCCTGGGGTTCCTATACAGTCCTTGAATCTTCCGATAATCATGTGATCAAGAAAATAGTGGTCATGCCAGAGCAAAAACTCAGTCTCCAATTGCATTATCACAGGAGTGAGCACTGGGTGGTTGTAACAGGCATGGCTGAAGTACATGTCAATGGCGACGATTATTTTGTCAGGCCTGGTGAAAGTACCTTTATTCGTGCAGGAGAAAGACACAGGCTGGGCAATCCTAGCAAAATCCCCCTGGAGATAATTGAAGTACAGCTGGGAGAATATGTGGCAGAGGATGATATCGTCAGGTTTGATGATGTGTATGGGCGGCAGTAA
- a CDS encoding type II toxin-antitoxin system RelE family toxin: MSYDVIYTNKSLKQLKKLSKTVSESVISSIDKIKDDPYCNIKKLKGIGKQPLYSHRVGEYRVILTIENNRMLIFIVEVGDRKTIYRKYQS; the protein is encoded by the coding sequence ATGAGTTACGACGTAATCTATACAAACAAATCACTAAAACAATTGAAAAAACTATCTAAGACTGTAAGTGAGAGCGTAATCAGTTCAATCGACAAAATAAAAGACGATCCATATTGTAACATAAAAAAATTGAAGGGGATAGGGAAACAACCTCTATATTCTCACCGTGTTGGGGAATATAGAGTCATCTTGACTATCGAAAACAATAGAATGCTAATATTTATTGTAGAAGTTGGGGATCGTAAAACAATCTATCGGAAATATCAATCTTGA